The following coding sequences lie in one Pectobacterium sp. A5351 genomic window:
- the pspG gene encoding envelope stress response protein PspG, with translation MLEIFFVIGFFIMLMLTGVSLLGVIAALFVASLFMLIGGLFSMAIKVLPWLILAVVAVWLWRKFSGRPVYNSHRNTYRKYTYRQRNGNEW, from the coding sequence ATGTTGGAAATTTTCTTCGTTATTGGCTTTTTTATCATGCTGATGTTGACAGGCGTGTCACTGCTGGGCGTGATTGCGGCACTGTTTGTGGCGTCCCTTTTTATGCTGATTGGCGGGCTGTTTAGCATGGCGATAAAAGTGCTGCCGTGGCTGATTTTAGCCGTTGTGGCGGTGTGGCTGTGGCGCAAATTTAGCGGGCGTCCCGTCTACAATTCGCACCGCAATACCTATCGAAAATACACTTATCGCCAACGCAACGGGAATGAGTGGTAA
- the dusA gene encoding tRNA dihydrouridine(20/20a) synthase DusA, with translation MTDVKSGTHNTVSADSRASRLNRFSIAPMLDWTDRHCRYFLRQLTSQTLMYTEMVTTGAILHGKGDYLAYSVEEHPIALQLGGSDPQALAHCAKLAEQRGYDEVNLNVGCPSDRVQNGRFGACLMGEAALVADCIKAMKDSTSIPISVKTRIGIDDQDSYEFLCEFIQTVAERGECDTFIVHARKAWLSGLSPKENREIPPLDYPRVYQLKRDFPALTLAINGGVKTLEEAKIHLQHLDGVMMGREAYQNPGILAQVDRELFGIDAATPDLAGVVRAMYPYIERELSGGAALGHITRHMLGMFQGIPGARQWRRYLSENAHKPGADATIVERALALVNLV, from the coding sequence ATGACCGACGTAAAATCAGGTACACACAATACGGTATCAGCCGACTCCCGCGCCTCTCGCCTTAACCGCTTCTCCATCGCGCCGATGCTCGACTGGACCGATCGTCATTGCCGTTACTTTCTTCGCCAGTTGACTAGCCAGACATTGATGTATACCGAGATGGTGACGACGGGCGCGATTCTTCATGGTAAAGGCGACTATCTGGCCTACAGCGTGGAAGAACATCCAATAGCGCTACAGCTCGGCGGGAGCGATCCGCAAGCGCTGGCGCACTGTGCCAAACTGGCTGAGCAACGCGGCTATGATGAAGTTAACCTGAACGTCGGCTGTCCGTCCGATCGCGTACAGAATGGCCGCTTCGGAGCCTGCCTGATGGGCGAAGCCGCACTGGTAGCGGACTGCATCAAAGCGATGAAAGACAGTACCTCAATCCCGATTTCGGTGAAAACCCGCATCGGCATTGACGATCAAGACAGCTATGAGTTCCTGTGTGAATTTATTCAAACCGTCGCCGAACGCGGCGAGTGCGATACCTTTATCGTACACGCGCGCAAAGCCTGGCTTTCGGGCCTGAGTCCGAAAGAGAATCGGGAAATTCCGCCGCTGGATTATCCGCGCGTTTATCAGCTCAAGCGCGATTTCCCCGCGCTCACCCTCGCTATCAACGGCGGCGTCAAAACGCTGGAAGAAGCCAAAATACACTTACAGCATCTGGATGGCGTGATGATGGGGCGCGAAGCCTACCAGAATCCCGGTATTCTGGCGCAGGTTGACCGCGAACTGTTTGGCATTGATGCCGCCACGCCGGATCTGGCTGGCGTGGTACGTGCCATGTACCCCTATATCGAACGCGAACTCTCGGGCGGCGCAGCATTAGGCCACATCACGCGTCACATGCTCGGCATGTTTCAGGGCATCCCCGGCGCGCGCCAGTGGCGGCGCTACCTGAGTGAAAACGCCCACAAACCCGGTGCCGACGCAACGATAGTCGAGCGTGCGCTGGCGCTGGTTAATTTGGTTTAA
- a CDS encoding DUF7677 family protein — protein sequence MKLSHSFSSALRTFAYFMASGTQNTLKGIDYLSLYGEEPSAFEQVFAIYANVLELDEDGNVLNAKYAEKRATDYLRHYCDPSFTVEPPYEDWEVELH from the coding sequence ATGAAGTTAAGCCATAGCTTTAGCAGTGCATTAAGAACCTTCGCCTATTTCATGGCCAGCGGCACCCAAAATACGCTTAAAGGCATTGATTACCTTTCACTATATGGTGAAGAGCCCAGCGCGTTTGAACAGGTTTTTGCTATCTACGCCAATGTGTTAGAACTGGATGAAGACGGCAACGTATTGAACGCCAAATATGCCGAAAAACGCGCTACAGACTATTTACGACACTACTGCGACCCCAGCTTCACTGTCGAACCACCTTATGAAGACTGGGAAGTTGAGCTGCATTAA
- a CDS encoding DsbA family protein, with protein MATVRLHYIYDPLCGWCYGAAPLALAAQEIDGLDLILHGGGMMTGSNSRTITPEWHDYVLPHDRRIAQMTGQTFGENYYEGLLRDTSVVLDSAPPTTAVLAAEAMADKGMAMLYQIEQAHYVSGLKIADAAVLRQCAEEIGLDGDAFSTEFAFIRVKALSKHISASRELLAKVRGQGFPTFALEDANGTFQQIPLASYLGQVDTWRKVLTQMVSRSAA; from the coding sequence ATGGCCACAGTAAGACTGCATTACATTTATGATCCCTTGTGCGGCTGGTGCTACGGTGCCGCTCCACTCGCTCTGGCCGCGCAGGAGATTGACGGGCTGGATCTGATCCTCCACGGCGGCGGTATGATGACGGGCAGCAATAGCCGCACCATCACCCCCGAGTGGCACGATTATGTGCTCCCTCACGATCGCCGCATTGCGCAAATGACCGGGCAAACCTTCGGAGAAAATTATTACGAAGGACTGCTACGCGACACCAGCGTCGTGCTGGATTCCGCGCCGCCGACAACTGCCGTACTCGCCGCGGAAGCGATGGCAGACAAAGGCATGGCGATGCTGTACCAGATCGAACAGGCACACTACGTTTCTGGGCTCAAGATCGCCGATGCTGCCGTGCTGCGTCAGTGTGCAGAAGAAATCGGCCTGGATGGCGACGCCTTCAGCACCGAGTTCGCCTTTATTCGGGTAAAAGCGCTGTCAAAACACATCAGCGCCAGCCGGGAATTACTGGCGAAAGTTCGTGGGCAAGGCTTCCCCACGTTTGCGCTGGAAGATGCTAACGGGACTTTCCAGCAAATTCCGTTGGCAAGCTACCTCGGTCAGGTAGACACGTGGCGCAAGGTGCTGACACAGATGGTCAGCCGCTCAGCAGCATAA
- a CDS encoding MBL fold metallo-hydrolase, with protein MSKSIAFTVSLLAASLGLASAAHAAELKIDVFNPGEASVFPVSSEIISGDKEVALIDAQFQRNDAQTLVDRIKATGKKLTTVYISHSDPDYYFGLDVIKAAFPDAKIIATQATIDAINASKDGKVAHWGPVLKENAPKEIVVPQPLEGDSFTVDGKKLEVKGLKGPTPDRTFVWIPSLKAVVGGIPVSANIHVWLADTQTPASRVHWRETLKSIEALKPTTVVPGHFIAPTDYTLKNVTFTLQYLETVEKELAKTKDSAELNAAMKKHYPTLKEESGLELSAQVLKGEMKWPQ; from the coding sequence ATGTCTAAATCTATCGCTTTTACCGTATCTTTACTCGCTGCCTCGCTGGGTCTGGCTTCTGCTGCTCACGCCGCAGAGTTAAAAATCGATGTGTTTAACCCTGGTGAAGCCAGCGTATTCCCAGTTTCCTCCGAAATTATCAGCGGTGATAAAGAAGTTGCTCTGATCGATGCGCAGTTCCAGCGTAATGATGCACAAACGCTGGTTGATCGCATCAAAGCCACTGGCAAAAAACTGACCACCGTTTATATCAGTCATTCCGATCCTGACTACTATTTCGGTCTGGACGTGATTAAAGCCGCCTTCCCAGACGCGAAAATTATTGCCACTCAAGCCACCATCGACGCAATCAACGCCAGCAAAGACGGCAAAGTGGCGCATTGGGGCCCCGTTCTGAAAGAAAACGCGCCGAAAGAGATCGTGGTTCCTCAACCGCTGGAAGGCGATAGCTTTACCGTTGACGGCAAAAAACTGGAAGTAAAAGGGCTGAAAGGGCCAACGCCAGATCGCACGTTCGTCTGGATCCCTTCGCTGAAAGCCGTTGTCGGTGGTATTCCGGTATCTGCCAACATCCACGTCTGGCTTGCCGATACCCAAACGCCGGCATCTCGCGTTCACTGGCGTGAAACGCTGAAATCCATCGAAGCGCTGAAACCGACCACCGTCGTACCGGGTCACTTTATCGCACCAACGGATTACACCTTGAAAAACGTGACCTTCACGCTGCAATATCTGGAGACGGTGGAAAAAGAGCTGGCAAAAACCAAAGATTCTGCCGAGCTGAACGCCGCAATGAAAAAACACTACCCAACACTGAAAGAAGAATCAGGTCTTGAACTGAGCGCGCAAGTTCTGAAAGGTGAGATGAAATGGCCACAGTAA
- a CDS encoding LysR family transcriptional regulator — translation MAAISLRHIEIFHAVMTTGNLTEAAVLLNTSQPTVSRELARFEKLIQMTLFERLRGRLYPTAQGLQLFEEVQRSYYGLDRIINAASDIRRFQQAQLSVACLPVFSQSLLPDVCKPLLARYPRLNLHIIPQESPLLEEWLSAQRHDLGLTENSLTPAGTERQTLMLLNEVCVLPAGHPLAQKAVLTPQDFADEPFISLSSADSYRQLLDKLFQEQGVSRRMVLETHSAASVCAMVRAGVGLSIVNPLTALDYAASGVVVRPFSIDVPFTVSLIRPLHRPASALVDTVIEQLRRYAADVPSRLEQVLRR, via the coding sequence ATGGCGGCAATATCTTTGCGGCACATCGAGATTTTCCATGCGGTCATGACGACCGGGAATCTGACAGAAGCGGCAGTACTACTGAATACCTCGCAGCCGACCGTCAGCCGCGAGCTGGCACGTTTTGAGAAACTGATTCAGATGACGCTGTTTGAGCGGCTGCGCGGCAGGCTTTACCCCACCGCGCAGGGGCTACAGCTGTTTGAAGAAGTGCAGCGCTCCTATTATGGTTTGGATCGCATTATCAACGCCGCCAGCGATATTCGCCGTTTTCAGCAGGCGCAGCTTTCCGTTGCCTGTCTGCCTGTGTTCTCACAGTCGCTGCTGCCGGATGTCTGTAAGCCACTGCTGGCACGCTATCCGCGGCTTAATTTGCACATCATTCCGCAGGAATCGCCGCTGCTGGAGGAGTGGCTATCCGCCCAGCGCCACGATTTAGGCTTAACGGAAAACAGCCTCACGCCAGCCGGTACAGAGCGGCAAACGCTGATGTTACTCAATGAAGTCTGCGTGCTGCCTGCCGGGCATCCGCTGGCGCAAAAAGCAGTGCTCACGCCGCAGGATTTTGCCGATGAACCCTTTATCAGCCTGTCGAGCGCCGACAGCTATCGTCAACTGCTGGACAAGCTGTTTCAGGAACAGGGCGTGTCGCGCCGGATGGTGTTGGAAACCCACAGCGCAGCGTCGGTGTGTGCGATGGTACGGGCAGGCGTCGGGCTGTCCATCGTCAACCCGCTCACCGCATTGGATTATGCCGCCTCTGGCGTGGTCGTGCGGCCTTTCAGCATCGACGTGCCCTTTACGGTCAGCCTGATTCGTCCGTTGCACCGCCCTGCGTCGGCACTGGTCGATACCGTCATTGAGCAACTCAGACGGTACGCTGCCGACGTGCCTTCACGTCTGGAGCAGGTCTTGCGGCGCTAA
- the lysA gene encoding diaminopimelate decarboxylase yields MPHDLNDVTHALNAQSLRELPARFGCPVWAYDSQTIVNRIAQLRQFDTIRFAQKACSNTHILRLMREQGVKVDSVSLGEIERALLAGFVPGTDAHEIVFTADLLDRPTLQRVAELNIPVNAGSVDMLEQLGQQSPGHPVWLRVNPGFGHGHSQKTNTGGENSKHGIWYGDLPLALAHIQRYQLKLVGIHMHIGSGVDYGHLEQVCEAMVRQVVELGQDIKAISAGGGLSIPYRHGEEAIDTEHYYGLWNAAREKIAAHLGHPVTLEIEPGRFLVAESGVLVAEVRAVKSMGSRHFVLVDAGFNDLMRPAMYGSYHHVSLLPGDGRDTSQSTLRDSVIAGPLCESGDVFTQQAGGGVETFALPDAQVGDYLVFHDTGAYGASMSSNYNSRPLLPEVLFENGEPRLIRRRQTLEELLALEAL; encoded by the coding sequence ATGCCTCACGATCTGAATGACGTAACCCATGCGCTGAACGCGCAAAGCCTGCGTGAACTGCCTGCCCGCTTTGGTTGCCCTGTTTGGGCTTATGATTCGCAAACCATCGTTAACCGCATTGCCCAACTGCGCCAGTTCGACACCATCCGCTTCGCGCAGAAGGCGTGTTCCAACACGCATATTTTGCGCCTGATGCGTGAGCAGGGTGTGAAAGTGGATTCGGTATCGTTGGGTGAGATCGAGCGTGCGCTGCTTGCTGGGTTTGTACCGGGCACCGATGCGCATGAGATTGTGTTTACTGCCGATCTGCTGGATCGCCCGACGCTGCAACGTGTTGCTGAACTGAACATTCCAGTGAACGCCGGTTCGGTTGATATGCTGGAACAACTGGGTCAGCAGTCGCCGGGGCATCCGGTATGGCTGCGCGTGAATCCGGGCTTTGGTCATGGTCACAGTCAGAAAACTAACACCGGCGGTGAAAACAGCAAGCACGGTATCTGGTACGGTGATTTGCCGCTGGCGCTGGCGCATATTCAGCGCTACCAACTTAAGCTGGTAGGCATCCACATGCACATTGGTTCCGGTGTGGATTACGGCCATCTGGAACAGGTGTGCGAGGCGATGGTGCGTCAGGTTGTTGAGCTGGGGCAGGACATCAAGGCGATTTCAGCGGGCGGCGGGCTGTCGATTCCGTATCGCCACGGCGAAGAAGCGATTGATACCGAACACTATTACGGATTGTGGAACGCGGCACGTGAAAAAATTGCCGCGCACCTCGGCCATCCGGTGACGCTGGAAATCGAGCCAGGACGTTTTCTGGTCGCGGAATCTGGCGTGTTGGTGGCGGAAGTGCGGGCGGTCAAATCCATGGGAAGCCGTCACTTTGTGCTGGTTGATGCCGGGTTTAACGACCTGATGCGTCCGGCGATGTACGGCAGCTATCACCATGTTTCTCTGCTGCCGGGTGATGGCCGCGATACCAGCCAGTCCACGCTGCGCGATAGCGTGATTGCCGGGCCGCTGTGTGAATCCGGTGATGTGTTTACCCAACAGGCTGGCGGCGGTGTGGAAACGTTCGCGCTCCCGGATGCGCAGGTGGGCGACTATCTGGTCTTCCACGACACCGGCGCGTACGGCGCATCCATGTCTTCGAACTACAACAGCCGTCCGCTGCTGCCGGAAGTGCTGTTTGAAAACGGCGAGCCGCGCCTGATTCGCCGTCGCCAGACGCTGGAAGAACTCCTGGCGCTGGAAGCGCTTTAA
- a CDS encoding DMT family transporter yields the protein MTSQTRGTIEMAIAMIISGTVGWFVLTSGQPAMTVVFWRCAFGALTMLIVCGLLGLLRRGVINRKQAGIALLGGLALVFNWTLLFGAYAHASIAVATVVYHTQPFMLVGLGAIFFRETLTLNKLCWLLRAFGGIVLIVSAQTGIDSADKGYLSGVLMALGAAFFYAVAAAITKKLSGIPPHVLVLIQLLVGVVVLAPFAAMPVAPMASQWEILVAIGVIHTGLMSTLLYSAIQKIPTALVGALSFIYPVIAALVDWAAFGHRLDAMQLAGAVAILLSATGMTFGWRITFSRQGIRLRQAVRSGEKQNVFPPIQPNHPD from the coding sequence ATGACATCTCAGACTCGCGGCACGATAGAAATGGCTATCGCGATGATCATTTCTGGTACGGTTGGCTGGTTCGTTTTGACGTCAGGACAGCCAGCCATGACGGTAGTCTTCTGGCGCTGCGCGTTCGGCGCATTGACGATGCTGATCGTCTGTGGGCTATTGGGCTTGTTGCGACGGGGCGTCATTAACCGGAAGCAGGCTGGTATTGCCCTACTCGGCGGCCTGGCGCTGGTGTTCAACTGGACGCTGCTATTTGGCGCTTATGCGCATGCGTCTATCGCCGTCGCCACCGTGGTGTATCACACGCAGCCCTTTATGTTGGTGGGGCTAGGCGCGATCTTTTTCAGGGAAACGCTGACCCTCAACAAACTCTGTTGGCTACTGCGCGCCTTTGGCGGCATCGTGCTGATCGTCAGCGCGCAAACGGGAATCGATAGCGCTGACAAAGGCTATCTGTCTGGCGTGCTGATGGCATTGGGTGCCGCGTTTTTCTACGCCGTGGCGGCCGCGATAACGAAAAAGCTGTCAGGGATCCCGCCGCACGTACTCGTACTCATACAGCTGCTCGTTGGCGTCGTAGTTCTTGCCCCCTTTGCGGCAATGCCTGTTGCACCAATGGCTTCACAGTGGGAAATTCTGGTGGCGATTGGCGTAATCCATACCGGGCTGATGTCGACGCTGTTGTACAGCGCGATCCAGAAAATCCCGACCGCGCTGGTTGGGGCACTGTCGTTCATCTATCCCGTTATCGCAGCGCTGGTTGACTGGGCCGCGTTTGGGCATCGGTTGGATGCCATGCAGCTTGCAGGGGCGGTGGCGATTCTGCTGTCCGCCACCGGAATGACGTTCGGCTGGCGCATCACATTCAGCAGGCAAGGGATTCGCCTGCGTCAGGCAGTACGTTCGGGGGAAAAACAGAATGTCTTTCCCCCGATACAACCGAATCATCCCGATTAA
- a CDS encoding helix-turn-helix domain-containing protein has translation MVNNMTIDNQENGAQAITPIARLAVAIRRERERLNLSVTELAKRAGLAKSTLSQLETGIGNPSLETLWALAMALDVQVSQLIGQSRQHVQVIRANEGAATYSEQANYAATLLAVCPVGAQRDIYRLNVQPGEARVSQPHRPGTIEHVILSRGRARIGPVAQPVELSAGDYISYSADVPHLFDALEADTSAVMLIEHG, from the coding sequence ATGGTGAACAATATGACAATCGATAATCAGGAAAATGGTGCGCAGGCGATTACGCCCATCGCGCGGCTGGCCGTTGCTATTCGGCGGGAACGTGAGCGGCTAAATCTGTCAGTGACCGAGCTGGCAAAGCGGGCGGGGCTGGCAAAATCAACGCTTTCACAGTTGGAAACTGGGATTGGCAACCCGAGTCTGGAAACGCTCTGGGCGCTGGCGATGGCGCTTGATGTACAGGTCAGCCAGCTGATTGGCCAATCTCGCCAACACGTGCAGGTGATTCGGGCTAACGAAGGCGCAGCAACCTATTCGGAGCAGGCAAACTATGCCGCGACGCTGCTGGCTGTGTGTCCGGTAGGCGCGCAGCGTGATATTTATCGGCTTAATGTACAGCCGGGGGAAGCCAGAGTCTCTCAACCGCATAGACCGGGGACGATTGAACACGTGATTCTGAGCCGCGGTCGCGCCAGAATTGGGCCTGTTGCACAGCCCGTTGAACTGAGCGCGGGGGATTACATCAGCTACTCCGCCGACGTCCCGCATCTGTTTGACGCGCTGGAGGCGGATACGAGTGCGGTGATGTTGATTGAGCATGGCTAA
- a CDS encoding NUDIX hydrolase, whose amino-acid sequence MQDGRSVILKLNADISYKFPITTDRDDVNAKRLQYFIDATSHPFERSTLEGHVTGTAFIVDKERQHTLLLRHKKLNMWLPPGGHCDGNADIIDTVLRETQEETGIADVNVVSNEILDIDIHLIPANPKEPEHYHYDIRFLLQADRHVPLVINEQEATNLQWISIDRLEDYTQLPSLLILREKMEVL is encoded by the coding sequence GTGCAAGATGGCAGAAGTGTAATTCTGAAACTTAATGCTGACATCAGCTATAAGTTTCCTATCACAACAGATAGAGATGATGTGAATGCTAAACGTCTGCAATATTTTATTGATGCGACGTCCCACCCCTTTGAACGATCCACATTAGAAGGCCATGTTACGGGAACCGCTTTTATAGTGGATAAAGAAAGACAACACACCCTTCTTTTAAGACATAAAAAACTGAATATGTGGTTACCACCCGGTGGTCACTGTGACGGTAATGCCGATATTATCGATACCGTATTACGAGAAACACAGGAAGAGACAGGCATCGCAGACGTTAATGTTGTCTCTAACGAGATATTGGATATCGATATTCACCTCATTCCCGCCAACCCCAAAGAGCCTGAACATTACCACTATGATATTCGTTTTTTGCTACAGGCTGACAGGCATGTACCGCTGGTCATCAATGAACAAGAGGCGACAAATTTACAGTGGATAAGCATTGACAGGCTTGAAGATTACACGCAGCTCCCATCGCTTTTAATACTGAGAGAAAAAATGGAGGTATTATGA
- a CDS encoding Gfo/Idh/MocA family oxidoreductase, which yields MKIGFVGFGAQARENLIPACNALFGVEIAAICDTDPAKCLEAATLFKFDEEKIFSNHCEMMDKCKLDAVIVACYPSAHYRIAYDAIERGIPVLLEKPVAASSEDVIRLAEMAKRKGVITGSGMNFRFADVTERIKQIYNDKIQMISLRQMANKPVSVLWDYNSVLKSFLHAQTIHGLDLLIHLCGSVKKLSVADNSSDGNIIFSVLLEFVNGAHGTLITSNTSPHFTFDLDVLADDRLHIKSTSLSTISVADMDKTYLKGERKRWCDTWAVSPLSSGYSRAGYTGEILDFINAIQSGDRDSKTALSTLIETYRCMDAIEEQCKRVLAVNY from the coding sequence ATGAAAATCGGATTCGTTGGATTTGGTGCACAAGCTCGTGAAAATCTTATACCCGCGTGTAATGCATTATTTGGCGTGGAAATTGCGGCGATTTGCGATACTGACCCAGCAAAGTGTCTGGAAGCGGCGACTCTGTTTAAATTTGATGAAGAAAAGATATTCAGTAATCATTGTGAAATGATGGATAAATGCAAACTCGATGCGGTCATCGTGGCGTGTTATCCTTCTGCACATTATCGGATAGCCTATGATGCGATAGAACGTGGTATCCCTGTCTTATTAGAAAAACCTGTAGCGGCGAGTTCTGAAGATGTTATTCGCCTTGCTGAAATGGCGAAGCGAAAAGGCGTGATTACCGGCTCCGGTATGAACTTTCGTTTTGCAGATGTAACTGAACGTATTAAACAAATCTATAACGATAAAATACAGATGATCAGTTTACGGCAAATGGCGAATAAGCCGGTCTCTGTACTCTGGGATTATAACAGCGTGTTAAAATCCTTTTTGCATGCACAGACTATTCACGGCCTCGATCTCCTGATACATCTCTGTGGCTCGGTCAAGAAATTATCGGTGGCGGATAATAGCAGCGACGGAAATATTATATTTAGCGTATTACTGGAGTTCGTTAATGGTGCTCACGGCACGCTCATTACCAGTAATACCTCGCCACACTTCACTTTTGATTTAGACGTATTAGCCGATGACCGGCTTCATATTAAGAGCACATCACTGAGTACGATTAGCGTTGCGGATATGGACAAAACATATCTGAAAGGTGAACGCAAACGCTGGTGTGACACCTGGGCCGTCAGCCCGCTGTCCTCGGGATATTCGAGAGCGGGATATACGGGTGAGATTCTCGATTTTATCAATGCTATTCAGTCAGGCGACCGGGATTCTAAGACGGCGCTGTCAACGCTGATTGAAACCTATCGCTGCATGGATGCTATCGAAGAACAGTGCAAACGCGTGTTAGCGGTTAATTATTAA
- a CDS encoding DegT/DnrJ/EryC1/StrS family aminotransferase: MTEKTYQNLHINFDQSDYDAVLSAFNTTSFSGKSPILTEYEHALARYFGTTKALPCCNGTVAIELAIRGLGLQPGDRIALPPTAPIMTILPIITTGCVPVFCDVAPLSFSPDLDHLRKLVQEQPIKALIVVPMWGYPIEMRAVVDFCKTQGIRLIEDCAHAFGTTSDGQYLGTFGDVSCFSTHERKLMSTGEGGFCLTNDDDVYERMLRWQHHGLKASSRNNGYILGEDIGTNFKLPPLCAALGINQLKKLDRKIADRRERVQKVRQALSAIPTIQEFPRYQGAEINGYSMVYHHLNGASVDQGNRMFSQGVMSDTTRYKYKPLYREPAFTPYAEPCPNAEHIIETIFTVPCHEGLNDSDIDYIVSVVNDNFNA; this comes from the coding sequence ATGACCGAAAAAACGTATCAGAATCTTCATATCAATTTCGACCAAAGCGATTATGACGCGGTACTTTCCGCGTTTAATACCACGAGTTTTTCGGGTAAATCCCCCATATTGACGGAATACGAACACGCGCTTGCCAGATATTTTGGCACGACCAAGGCGTTACCGTGCTGCAATGGCACCGTGGCGATTGAATTGGCGATTCGGGGTCTGGGTTTGCAGCCGGGCGATCGTATTGCGCTGCCGCCTACCGCGCCGATTATGACGATCCTGCCGATTATCACCACAGGCTGTGTCCCGGTTTTCTGCGATGTCGCCCCCCTGTCTTTTTCACCGGATCTCGATCACTTGCGCAAACTCGTGCAGGAACAGCCGATCAAGGCATTGATTGTTGTCCCTATGTGGGGTTACCCGATCGAAATGCGTGCCGTGGTGGATTTTTGCAAGACGCAAGGCATTCGGCTGATTGAGGACTGTGCTCACGCGTTTGGTACCACCTCTGACGGGCAATATCTGGGGACGTTTGGTGATGTTTCCTGTTTCTCTACCCATGAGCGCAAGCTGATGAGTACGGGCGAGGGCGGCTTCTGTCTGACCAATGATGATGATGTCTATGAGCGGATGCTCAGGTGGCAGCACCACGGGCTCAAAGCATCCAGCAGGAACAACGGCTATATCTTGGGCGAAGACATCGGCACCAACTTCAAATTGCCACCGCTGTGCGCTGCGCTGGGTATCAATCAGTTAAAGAAACTCGATCGCAAAATTGCGGATCGCCGCGAGCGCGTGCAGAAAGTCCGACAGGCGCTGTCGGCTATCCCGACAATACAGGAATTCCCCCGCTATCAGGGCGCGGAGATCAATGGCTATTCCATGGTCTACCACCACCTCAACGGCGCGAGCGTTGATCAAGGTAACCGCATGTTTTCTCAGGGGGTGATGTCCGACACCACTCGATACAAATACAAACCGCTTTATCGTGAACCGGCTTTTACGCCATACGCAGAACCTTGTCCCAATGCGGAACACATCATTGAAACCATCTTCACCGTTCCCTGCCATGAAGGGCTCAACGATAGCGATATCGATTACATCGTCAGTGTCGTGAACGACAATTTTAATGCCTAA